A window of the Salarias fasciatus chromosome 7, fSalaFa1.1, whole genome shotgun sequence genome harbors these coding sequences:
- the LOC115392128 gene encoding calcitonin-1 isoform X1, whose product MQGTMVMLKISAFLVAYALVICQMYCSQAAPARPGLESMSDRVTLTDYEARRLLNAIVKEFVQMTAEELEQQAAEGNSMDRPLTKRCSNLSTCVLGKLSQELHKLQTFPRTNVGAGTPGKKRTAPESDSYASYSETFDSI is encoded by the exons ATGCAGGGGACCATGGTTATGTTGAAGATCTCTGCTTTCCTCGTTGCCTACGCCCTGGTCATTTGCCAGATGTACTGCTCACAAGCCGCCCCTGCCAG ACCGGGTTTAGAGTCCATGTCAGACCGAGTCACGCTCACGGACTACGAGGCCCGGAGGTTACTCAACGCCATCGTTAAGGAGTTTGTGCAGATGAcggcggaggagctggagcagcaggcggCTGAAGGAAACAG CATGGACAGGCCCTTAACCAAGCGCTGCTCCAACCTCAGCACCTGCGTTCTGGGCAAACTGTCCCAGGAGCTGCACAAGTTGCAGACATTCCCTCGCACGAATGTGGGAGCGGGGACGCCCGGCAAGAAGCGCACTGCGCCTGAGAGCGACAGCTATGCAAGCTACAGCGAGACGTTTGACAGCATCTAA
- the LOC115392128 gene encoding calcitonin-1 isoform X2 — protein MVMLKISAFLVAYALVICQMYCSQAAPARPGLESMSDRVTLTDYEARRLLNAIVKEFVQMTAEELEQQAAEGNSMDRPLTKRCSNLSTCVLGKLSQELHKLQTFPRTNVGAGTPGKKRTAPESDSYASYSETFDSI, from the exons ATGGTTATGTTGAAGATCTCTGCTTTCCTCGTTGCCTACGCCCTGGTCATTTGCCAGATGTACTGCTCACAAGCCGCCCCTGCCAG ACCGGGTTTAGAGTCCATGTCAGACCGAGTCACGCTCACGGACTACGAGGCCCGGAGGTTACTCAACGCCATCGTTAAGGAGTTTGTGCAGATGAcggcggaggagctggagcagcaggcggCTGAAGGAAACAG CATGGACAGGCCCTTAACCAAGCGCTGCTCCAACCTCAGCACCTGCGTTCTGGGCAAACTGTCCCAGGAGCTGCACAAGTTGCAGACATTCCCTCGCACGAATGTGGGAGCGGGGACGCCCGGCAAGAAGCGCACTGCGCCTGAGAGCGACAGCTATGCAAGCTACAGCGAGACGTTTGACAGCATCTAA
- the LOC115392128 gene encoding calcitonin gene-related peptide isoform X4: MVMLKISAFLVAYALVICQMYCSQAAPARPGLESMSDRVTLTDYEARRLLNAIVKEFVQMTAEELEQQAAEGNSVTAQKRACNTATCVTHRLADFLSRSGGMGNSNFVPTNVGAKAFGRRRRSIQM, from the exons ATGGTTATGTTGAAGATCTCTGCTTTCCTCGTTGCCTACGCCCTGGTCATTTGCCAGATGTACTGCTCACAAGCCGCCCCTGCCAG ACCGGGTTTAGAGTCCATGTCAGACCGAGTCACGCTCACGGACTACGAGGCCCGGAGGTTACTCAACGCCATCGTTAAGGAGTTTGTGCAGATGAcggcggaggagctggagcagcaggcggCTGAAGGAAACAG CGTTACAGCACAGAAGCGAGCCTGCAACACGGCGACCTGCGTGACCCACCGCCTGGCGGACTTCCTCAGCCGGTCGGGCGGCATGGGCAACAGCAACTTCGTCCCCACCAACGTCGGCGCCAAGGCCTtcgggaggcggaggagaagcATCCAGATGTGA
- the LOC115392128 gene encoding calcitonin gene-related peptide isoform X3, with amino-acid sequence MVMLKISAFLVAYALVICQMYCSQAAPARPGLESMSDRVTLTDYEARRLLNAIVKEFVQMTAEELEQQAAEGNSSVTAQKRACNTATCVTHRLADFLSRSGGMGNSNFVPTNVGAKAFGRRRRSIQM; translated from the exons ATGGTTATGTTGAAGATCTCTGCTTTCCTCGTTGCCTACGCCCTGGTCATTTGCCAGATGTACTGCTCACAAGCCGCCCCTGCCAG ACCGGGTTTAGAGTCCATGTCAGACCGAGTCACGCTCACGGACTACGAGGCCCGGAGGTTACTCAACGCCATCGTTAAGGAGTTTGTGCAGATGAcggcggaggagctggagcagcaggcggCTGAAGGAAACAG CAGCGTTACAGCACAGAAGCGAGCCTGCAACACGGCGACCTGCGTGACCCACCGCCTGGCGGACTTCCTCAGCCGGTCGGGCGGCATGGGCAACAGCAACTTCGTCCCCACCAACGTCGGCGCCAAGGCCTtcgggaggcggaggagaagcATCCAGATGTGA